The following are encoded in a window of Haloarcula laminariae genomic DNA:
- a CDS encoding ABC transporter substrate-binding protein codes for MSDQDAAAPTRREALTAAGTAAALGLTGCSDLVNGSASERHTGTRSQPYSVTIPPAGEVTFESVPDIWVAENASWADMGVALGVGKPSAVVLTGEYRTWPYDDIPGLSTSKDGITSLWQDGITRERFYDIDAGVHFIDPNYMTNLIPNWNREDVDNVSQNVAPLCGNTSFSTYSWHDSYPYLSLYEATEKVAQVFQRTARFDALRTLHDDTIAAIQDRLPPERDRPEIALLSPGSTEPEQFYPYRLGDRTAYKHWRDLGVRDALAGSDIQSFTSDRGSIDYEPLLDIDPEVLMFYTDRYRTASDFRDTYLSFMREHSTASRLSAVQTGDVYPAGGMYQGPILNLSKTERAATQLFPDEFDRSEELFDRQRVADIVNGDTDP; via the coding sequence TGACGGCCGCCGGGACGGCGGCTGCGCTCGGACTGACGGGCTGCTCGGACCTCGTGAACGGTTCCGCGTCCGAGCGACACACGGGGACACGGAGCCAACCGTACTCGGTGACGATTCCGCCTGCCGGGGAGGTCACGTTCGAATCGGTTCCCGATATCTGGGTCGCCGAGAACGCGAGCTGGGCCGATATGGGCGTCGCGCTCGGCGTCGGCAAGCCCAGCGCCGTCGTCCTCACCGGCGAGTACCGGACGTGGCCCTACGACGACATCCCCGGGCTCTCGACGAGCAAGGACGGCATCACCTCGCTGTGGCAGGACGGCATCACGCGAGAGCGGTTCTACGATATCGACGCCGGCGTCCACTTCATCGACCCGAACTACATGACGAACCTGATTCCCAACTGGAACCGGGAAGATGTCGACAACGTCAGCCAGAACGTCGCGCCGCTGTGTGGCAACACGAGTTTCTCGACGTACTCGTGGCACGACAGCTACCCGTACCTGTCGCTGTACGAGGCCACCGAAAAGGTCGCCCAGGTGTTCCAGCGGACGGCCCGATTCGATGCGCTCCGGACCCTCCACGACGACACCATCGCGGCGATACAGGACCGCCTCCCGCCGGAACGCGACCGGCCGGAAATCGCGCTCCTCTCGCCGGGGTCGACGGAACCGGAGCAGTTCTATCCGTACCGACTCGGCGACCGGACGGCCTACAAGCACTGGCGGGACCTCGGCGTGCGCGACGCCCTCGCGGGCTCCGACATCCAGAGTTTCACCTCGGACCGCGGCTCCATCGACTACGAACCGCTGTTGGATATCGACCCGGAGGTGCTCATGTTCTACACGGACAGATACCGGACTGCGTCCGACTTCCGGGACACCTACCTGTCGTTCATGCGTGAACACAGCACGGCGAGCCGTCTTTCGGCCGTCCAGACCGGAGACGTCTATCCGGCTGGCGGGATGTATCAGGGACCGATTCTCAACCTCTCGAAGACGGAGCGAGCGGCCACGCAGCTGTTTCCCGACGAGTTCGACCGGAGCGAGGAGCTGTTCGACCGCCAGCGGGTCGCGGACATCGTCAACGGCGACACGGACCCCTGA
- the gcvT gene encoding glycine cleavage system aminomethyltransferase GcvT, whose protein sequence is MTLRRPPLAGVYEGASLTDFGGWEMPVEFDSIRAEHTAVREAVGKFDVSHMGQVTVSGPDALELTQRLTTNDVAELAPGDAQYAGITDEDGRLIDDTVVYRLPAVSDDDYLFVPNAGHDGEMTERWASHLDRWGLAATVTNRTEEYAMIAVQGPDAETLLGAETALALGSLGRFEVASGAVAGVDALVARTGYTGEAGFEILCPAADAAAVWTALDCQPCGLGARDTLRLEMGFLLSGEEFHHRDEPRTPYEADIGWTVALDTEFVGRDALAAQARDGVDERLVGLELLDRGVPRHGYAVTDTEGEALGHVTSGTMSPTLGVPIALAYLPTEYAEPERSVEVVIRGEPKEARTRATPFIDR, encoded by the coding sequence ATGACACTCCGACGACCCCCACTGGCGGGGGTGTACGAGGGCGCGAGCCTCACCGACTTCGGCGGTTGGGAGATGCCCGTCGAGTTCGACTCTATCCGCGCCGAACACACCGCCGTTCGCGAGGCGGTCGGAAAGTTCGACGTCTCGCACATGGGCCAGGTGACGGTGTCCGGGCCGGACGCGCTCGAACTCACCCAGCGGCTGACGACCAACGACGTCGCCGAACTGGCGCCGGGCGACGCCCAGTATGCGGGCATCACCGACGAGGACGGGCGTCTCATCGACGACACCGTCGTCTACCGGTTGCCCGCCGTGTCCGACGACGACTACCTCTTCGTTCCCAACGCCGGCCACGACGGCGAGATGACCGAGCGGTGGGCCAGCCATCTGGACCGATGGGGGCTGGCGGCGACAGTGACCAATCGCACCGAGGAGTACGCGATGATAGCGGTACAGGGGCCCGACGCCGAGACACTGCTCGGGGCCGAGACGGCGCTGGCGCTCGGCTCGCTGGGCCGCTTCGAGGTGGCGAGCGGGGCCGTCGCCGGGGTGGACGCCCTGGTCGCGCGCACCGGGTACACCGGCGAGGCCGGCTTCGAGATACTCTGCCCGGCGGCCGACGCGGCGGCGGTGTGGACGGCCCTGGACTGCCAGCCCTGCGGGCTCGGGGCGCGGGACACCCTCCGCCTGGAGATGGGCTTTCTGCTCTCGGGGGAGGAGTTCCACCACCGCGACGAACCGCGGACGCCCTACGAGGCCGACATCGGCTGGACGGTCGCCCTCGATACGGAGTTCGTGGGGCGGGACGCGCTGGCCGCCCAGGCCCGGGACGGGGTCGACGAGCGGCTCGTCGGGCTGGAGCTACTGGACCGCGGGGTCCCGCGTCACGGCTACGCGGTCACCGACACCGAGGGCGAGGCGCTTGGCCACGTCACCAGCGGGACGATGAGCCCGACGCTGGGGGTCCCCATCGCGCTGGCGTACCTCCCGACCGAGTACGCCGAACCGGAGCGTTCCGTCGAGGTCGTCATCCGCGGCGAACCGAAGGAGGCACGTACCCGGGCGACGCCATTCATCGATAGATGA
- the gcvH gene encoding glycine cleavage system protein GcvH: protein MSFDVPDDCHYLASHEWVRTDDGAARVGISDFAQDELGDVVFVELPDEGDELTAGEEFGVVESIKAVSDIYAPVSGTVTAVNDVLFDRPELVNEDPFGEGWMLELDLADESGLDELLDADAYRDQIE, encoded by the coding sequence ATGAGCTTCGACGTACCCGACGACTGCCACTATCTGGCATCGCACGAGTGGGTCCGAACCGACGACGGCGCCGCCCGGGTCGGTATCTCAGACTTCGCACAGGACGAACTGGGCGACGTGGTGTTCGTGGAGCTGCCCGACGAGGGCGACGAGCTGACGGCTGGCGAGGAGTTCGGCGTCGTGGAGTCCATCAAGGCCGTCTCGGACATCTACGCGCCCGTCTCGGGGACCGTCACGGCAGTCAACGACGTCCTCTTCGACCGGCCCGAACTGGTCAACGAGGACCCGTTCGGCGAGGGGTGGATGCTCGAACTCGACCTGGCCGACGAGAGCGGGCTCGACGAGCTACTCGACGCCGACGCCTACCGCGACCAGATAGAGTAG
- the gcvPA gene encoding aminomethyl-transferring glycine dehydrogenase subunit GcvPA yields the protein MTSPYAPHTDAEAQAMLDAVGVDDIEALFNVPDSVAFDGEFGIQSRGEREARREAAKLLGRNDDLTEFLGRGHYAHYVPSVVDDLASRSEFLTSYTQYQPEVTQGFLQALFEYQSMLVELTGLDVANCSMYDEATALGEAATLAQRVRSVSGETVLVPDHLREDKRAVLENYADGPGLSVESYPMADGQADVDALAEAVDEDVVMVYAETPTVRGVIEERLADIGALADDHDALFCLGTDPVALALLERPADVGADVVVGDAASLGTGTAYGFGLGMFATREEFLRQVPGRLVGASEDGEGRRAYTLTLQTREQHIRKERATSNICTNQAWVALRAAIHAAWLGPDGLVELAEDCVTRPRDLAARLDDVVGVQAPVHGGHHFREFVARTDQPARAVADDLAGEGYAVHTVGEHLIQVSATEVTAEAEDGLVGALTEVAK from the coding sequence ATGACAAGCCCCTACGCCCCACATACAGACGCCGAGGCCCAGGCGATGCTCGACGCGGTCGGCGTCGACGACATCGAGGCGCTGTTCAACGTGCCCGACTCGGTTGCCTTCGACGGCGAGTTCGGTATCCAGTCGCGCGGCGAGCGCGAGGCGCGCCGAGAGGCGGCCAAATTGCTGGGTCGGAACGACGACCTGACCGAGTTCCTCGGCCGGGGGCACTACGCCCACTACGTGCCGAGCGTGGTCGACGACCTGGCGAGCAGGTCGGAGTTTCTGACCTCCTACACGCAGTACCAGCCCGAAGTCACGCAGGGGTTCCTGCAGGCCCTCTTCGAGTACCAGTCGATGCTGGTCGAGCTGACGGGGCTGGACGTGGCAAACTGCTCGATGTACGACGAGGCGACGGCGCTGGGCGAGGCGGCGACGCTCGCCCAGCGGGTCCGCTCCGTCTCCGGCGAGACGGTGCTGGTGCCCGACCACCTCCGGGAGGACAAGCGCGCCGTCCTCGAGAACTACGCCGACGGCCCCGGCCTGTCGGTCGAGTCGTATCCGATGGCCGACGGGCAGGCCGACGTTGACGCGCTCGCCGAGGCCGTCGACGAGGACGTGGTGATGGTGTACGCCGAGACGCCCACCGTTCGGGGCGTCATCGAGGAACGGCTCGCCGACATCGGCGCCCTCGCCGACGACCACGACGCGCTGTTCTGCCTGGGCACGGACCCCGTGGCGCTGGCGCTGCTCGAGCGGCCCGCCGACGTGGGCGCCGACGTGGTCGTCGGCGACGCCGCCTCGCTGGGGACGGGCACCGCTTACGGCTTCGGGCTCGGGATGTTCGCCACGCGCGAGGAGTTCCTCCGGCAGGTACCCGGCCGACTGGTCGGCGCGAGCGAGGACGGCGAGGGCCGCCGCGCGTACACGCTGACCCTGCAGACCCGCGAACAGCACATCCGCAAGGAGCGGGCCACTTCGAACATCTGTACGAACCAGGCGTGGGTCGCCCTGCGGGCCGCGATACACGCGGCCTGGCTCGGCCCCGACGGGCTCGTGGAACTGGCCGAGGACTGCGTGACCCGGCCGCGGGACCTCGCGGCCCGACTGGACGACGTCGTCGGTGTCCAGGCCCCGGTCCACGGCGGCCACCACTTCCGTGAGTTCGTCGCCCGGACCGACCAGCCGGCCCGCGCGGTCGCCGACGACCTCGCCGGGGAGGGCTATGCCGTCCACACCGTCGGCGAGCACCTGATTCAGGTCTCGGCCACCGAGGTGACCGCCGAGGCCGAAGATGGCCTCGTCGGGGCGCTCACGGAGGTGGCGAAATGA
- the gcvPB gene encoding aminomethyl-transferring glycine dehydrogenase subunit GcvPB: MTTYDQASWADEDGERYEPLLSEKATETVDIEDSPLPDELTRDSLELPAPAEPEIARHYTRLSQMNYGVESGPVPLGSCTMKYNPSFTEDITALPAAAVHPDRPDSTVQGTLALCYRLQDYLGRIGGMDAVTLQPPAGAAGEFTGIRVAKAYHEHNDDERSEVVIPDSAHGTNFATAAMAGYSVVELPSGEDGRVDIEALEAAVGDETAALMLTNPNTLGLFERDIEEIADIVHDAGGLLYYDGANLNALLGRARPGDMGFDVMHYNVHKTFATPHGGGGPGAGPVGVTEELAPFLPDPHVRERDDGDGRGDYEHYRPAHSIGKVHGYYGNWPVLVKAFAYISRLGDSGLADASAKAVLNANYLAERIPYDVPFGPFHHEFVASAGEQDAADVAKGMLDHGVHPPTTKWPETVPEALMTEPTEGESKRSLDQLAAAFEAVHGEDDGTLASAPRRTAAGRIDQVSAARNPRLSWQALDSDD; the protein is encoded by the coding sequence ATGACGACCTACGACCAGGCGAGCTGGGCCGACGAGGACGGCGAGCGCTACGAACCGCTGCTTTCCGAGAAAGCGACCGAGACGGTCGACATCGAGGACTCGCCCCTGCCCGACGAGCTGACGCGGGACTCGCTTGAGCTGCCAGCCCCCGCAGAGCCGGAGATAGCCCGCCACTACACCCGGCTCTCCCAGATGAACTACGGCGTCGAGAGCGGCCCCGTTCCGCTCGGCTCCTGTACGATGAAGTACAACCCCTCGTTTACCGAGGACATCACGGCGCTGCCGGCGGCCGCCGTCCACCCCGACCGCCCCGACAGCACCGTCCAGGGGACGCTCGCGCTCTGTTACCGGCTCCAGGACTACCTGGGGCGCATCGGGGGGATGGACGCGGTGACGCTACAGCCCCCCGCCGGCGCCGCCGGCGAGTTCACCGGCATCCGGGTCGCGAAGGCCTACCACGAACACAACGACGACGAGCGCTCGGAGGTCGTCATCCCGGACTCGGCCCACGGGACCAACTTCGCCACGGCGGCGATGGCCGGCTACAGCGTGGTCGAACTGCCGAGCGGCGAGGACGGCCGCGTCGACATCGAGGCCCTTGAGGCCGCCGTCGGCGATGAGACGGCCGCCCTGATGCTGACGAACCCGAACACGCTCGGGCTGTTCGAGCGCGACATCGAGGAGATAGCCGATATCGTCCACGACGCGGGCGGGCTGCTGTACTACGACGGCGCGAACCTCAACGCCCTGCTGGGGCGGGCCCGACCGGGCGACATGGGCTTCGACGTGATGCACTACAACGTCCACAAGACGTTCGCGACGCCCCACGGCGGCGGCGGCCCGGGCGCCGGTCCCGTGGGCGTCACCGAGGAGCTGGCGCCGTTCCTGCCGGACCCACACGTCCGCGAGCGCGACGACGGCGACGGCCGCGGCGACTACGAGCACTACCGCCCCGCCCACTCCATCGGCAAGGTCCACGGCTACTACGGCAACTGGCCGGTGCTGGTGAAGGCCTTCGCCTACATCAGCCGCCTGGGCGACTCCGGGCTCGCGGACGCCAGCGCGAAGGCCGTCCTGAACGCGAACTACCTCGCCGAGCGGATACCCTACGACGTGCCCTTCGGCCCGTTCCACCACGAGTTCGTCGCCAGCGCGGGCGAGCAGGACGCCGCCGACGTGGCCAAGGGGATGCTCGACCACGGCGTCCACCCGCCGACGACGAAGTGGCCCGAGACGGTGCCCGAGGCGCTGATGACCGAGCCGACGGAGGGCGAGAGCAAGCGGTCGCTGGACCAGCTGGCCGCCGCCTTCGAGGCCGTCCACGGCGAGGACGACGGGACGCTCGCCTCCGCGCCCCGCCGGACCGCCGCGGGCCGCATCGACCAAGTCTCGGCGGCCCGGAACCCGCGGCTCTCCTGGCAGGCGCTCGATTCTGACGACTGA
- a CDS encoding PAS domain S-box protein: MSEQAIVLHVRPTPTGGDGLSPLSEGLDRPVRTANAPAAALDAIDEAHVAAIVCEHAPDEGLDGLAVLEAVRADRPEIPVVLVTDEPDGRVAAAATRLGVTEYVHRTDTDPTERVRELVREASTPATRGGRERELERNNEALHRLTELAATDALSDEEILDRVLELGADRLGLSLGYLSRIEGDEYEVVSVAGDHDVIRDGAVTELSNTYCRRIVADDREQFGIADVAAEGWEDDAAYRTSGLACYLGGKVVVDGELYGTLCFADEAPRTDPFSESEQTFTRLLAEWTSRELERRQRKADLEQYENVIEAVDDGIYALDETGHFRLVNDAMTELTGYGEAELLGAHTSRIKSDEVVERAESIVREMIFDRADDEETFDLAIQRADGSSFPAEDHMTLLWDDDGEWFEGTAGIIRDITAQKERDQRLSGLLETTRSLMQAQTAEDVAETVVAAAESELGFDLNLVRLYDEETGTLKPVAATDGVPDRPVYDADEANPGRAYQRGESVRVDDFSEVTNYDDRDANAAMYIPLDGHGVLSVATYNTETFSDADVSVAEILASNAAAALDRVEREQELLRYETVIENVRDMVYVLDDDGLFQLVTEPLADWLGYERDDLRGSHPRSVLDEQSVAVFDRRIQELREAGEDGTIRLETTLYSADGEEHPVEIEVSLIDEAGFRGTAGVVRDRTELEQTREELRDERDRFSYLFNNLPDPVVELEFDDDAPLVRSVNPAFTDVFGLDRHTVLDGELDEYILPPNDEAKREAARLDERGAEGETVQAEIRRRTADGFRDFLFRGVPYRRDGSVWSFGIYTDITEQKERQRRLEVLNRVLRHNLRNDLTVVLGLADELYEGTDNERHRALLDRLISKAEQIASLSDRAREIERSVRRDDADTTPVEITDAVESVARQYGTQHGLSIAVSTPDAPVMAADGRLHRVVDELIENSLKHAGDDPTVSVEVDPSPETVSVTVADDGPGIPDHELDVLTGTEPITQLSHGSGLGLWLVIWVIESYGGTVRFENTADGASVTLTLPRTDI, translated from the coding sequence ATGTCCGAACAGGCTATCGTTCTCCACGTTCGTCCGACCCCCACCGGCGGGGATGGCCTGTCACCCCTGTCCGAGGGGCTGGACCGACCGGTCCGGACCGCGAACGCCCCGGCGGCGGCGCTCGACGCTATCGACGAGGCCCACGTCGCCGCCATCGTCTGTGAACACGCCCCGGACGAGGGGCTGGACGGGCTGGCGGTCCTCGAAGCGGTTCGAGCCGACCGCCCAGAGATTCCCGTCGTCCTCGTGACCGACGAACCCGACGGCCGCGTCGCCGCCGCGGCGACCCGCCTCGGCGTGACCGAGTACGTTCATCGGACCGACACCGACCCCACGGAGCGGGTCCGGGAACTGGTTCGCGAGGCCTCGACACCTGCGACACGGGGTGGCCGCGAGCGGGAACTGGAGCGTAACAACGAGGCGCTGCACCGGCTGACCGAACTGGCGGCGACCGACGCGCTCTCCGACGAGGAGATACTCGACCGCGTCCTCGAACTCGGTGCCGACCGCCTCGGCCTCTCGCTTGGCTACCTGAGTCGCATCGAGGGGGACGAGTACGAGGTCGTCTCGGTCGCCGGCGACCACGACGTCATCCGGGACGGCGCCGTGACCGAGCTGTCAAACACCTACTGTCGCCGCATCGTCGCGGACGACCGCGAGCAGTTCGGAATCGCCGACGTGGCCGCCGAGGGATGGGAGGACGACGCGGCCTACCGGACTTCGGGGCTGGCCTGCTATCTCGGCGGGAAGGTGGTGGTCGACGGCGAGCTGTACGGGACGCTCTGTTTCGCCGACGAGGCGCCCCGGACCGACCCCTTCTCCGAGAGCGAGCAGACGTTCACGCGGCTGCTCGCCGAGTGGACGAGCCGCGAGCTGGAGCGCCGCCAGCGCAAGGCGGACCTCGAACAGTACGAGAACGTCATCGAGGCCGTCGACGACGGTATCTACGCGCTCGACGAGACGGGCCACTTCCGGCTGGTCAACGACGCCATGACGGAGCTGACCGGCTACGGCGAGGCCGAGCTGCTGGGCGCTCACACGAGCAGGATAAAGTCCGACGAGGTGGTCGAACGGGCCGAATCCATCGTCCGGGAGATGATATTCGACCGGGCGGACGACGAGGAGACGTTCGACCTGGCGATACAGCGGGCCGACGGCTCCTCGTTCCCCGCCGAAGACCACATGACGCTGCTGTGGGACGACGACGGCGAGTGGTTCGAGGGGACGGCGGGCATCATCCGCGACATCACCGCCCAGAAGGAACGTGACCAGCGGCTCTCCGGCCTGCTGGAGACGACGCGGTCGCTGATGCAGGCCCAGACCGCCGAGGACGTGGCCGAGACGGTCGTCGCGGCCGCCGAGTCCGAGCTCGGCTTCGACCTGAACCTCGTGCGGCTCTACGACGAGGAGACGGGGACGCTGAAACCGGTCGCCGCCACCGACGGGGTGCCCGACCGACCGGTGTACGACGCCGACGAGGCGAACCCGGGCAGGGCCTATCAGCGCGGTGAATCCGTCCGCGTCGACGACTTCAGCGAAGTGACAAACTACGACGACCGGGACGCAAACGCCGCGATGTACATCCCGCTCGACGGCCACGGGGTGTTGAGCGTCGCGACCTACAACACGGAGACCTTCAGCGACGCGGACGTCTCGGTCGCCGAGATACTCGCCTCGAACGCGGCGGCCGCGCTGGACCGAGTCGAGCGCGAACAGGAGCTGCTGCGCTACGAGACCGTCATCGAGAACGTCCGCGACATGGTGTACGTCCTCGACGACGACGGGCTGTTCCAGCTCGTCACCGAGCCGCTGGCCGACTGGCTGGGGTACGAGCGCGACGACCTCCGCGGGAGCCACCCGCGCAGCGTCCTCGACGAACAGTCCGTGGCCGTCTTCGACAGGCGCATCCAGGAGCTCCGCGAGGCCGGCGAGGACGGGACGATTCGGCTGGAGACGACGCTGTACAGCGCCGACGGCGAAGAGCATCCGGTCGAGATAGAGGTGTCGCTCATCGACGAGGCCGGCTTCCGCGGCACCGCGGGCGTCGTGCGCGACCGGACGGAGTTAGAACAGACCCGCGAGGAGCTGCGCGACGAGCGGGACCGCTTCTCGTACCTGTTCAACAACCTCCCGGACCCCGTCGTCGAGCTGGAGTTCGACGACGACGCGCCCCTCGTCCGGTCGGTCAACCCCGCGTTCACCGACGTCTTCGGCCTCGACCGACACACCGTCCTCGACGGCGAACTCGACGAGTACATCCTCCCGCCGAACGACGAGGCCAAGCGGGAGGCCGCCCGGCTCGACGAGCGGGGCGCGGAGGGCGAGACCGTCCAGGCCGAAATCCGCCGGCGAACCGCCGACGGCTTCCGGGATTTCCTCTTTCGCGGGGTCCCCTACCGACGGGACGGCAGCGTCTGGAGCTTCGGTATCTACACCGACATCACCGAGCAAAAAGAGCGCCAGCGGCGGCTGGAAGTCCTCAACCGCGTCCTCCGGCACAACCTCCGCAACGACCTGACGGTCGTCCTCGGGCTCGCCGACGAGCTCTACGAGGGGACCGACAACGAGCGCCACCGCGCGTTGCTGGACCGGCTCATCTCGAAGGCCGAACAGATAGCATCGCTCAGCGACCGCGCCCGCGAGATAGAGCGCTCGGTCAGGCGCGACGACGCCGACACGACCCCGGTCGAAATCACCGACGCCGTCGAGTCCGTCGCCAGGCAGTACGGCACCCAGCACGGGCTGTCGATTGCGGTTTCGACGCCGGACGCGCCGGTGATGGCCGCGGACGGCCGGCTACATCGCGTCGTCGACGAACTCATCGAGAACAGCCTCAAACACGCCGGCGACGACCCGACCGTGTCGGTCGAGGTCGACCCCTCGCCCGAGACGGTGTCGGTCACCGTCGCCGACGACGGGCCGGGCATCCCGGACCACGAACTCGACGTGTTGACCGGCACGGAACCGATTACCCAGCTGAGCCACGGGAGCGGGCTGGGGCTGTGGCTCGTCATCTGGGTGATAGAGTCCTACGGCGGGACCGTCCGATTCGAGAACACCGCCGACGGCGCGTCGGTCACGCTGACGCTCCCGCGGACCGATATCTAG
- a CDS encoding response regulator has translation MSIDVLLVDEDRDVLEIVQTFLEQEDDLEVTSEADPETALEMALTDDYDVVVSDYKMPRLDGLELCTELRERERAIPFLLFSAREPADVRPDAADAGVTDFVQKGTGTDQYSVLAEKIRAAT, from the coding sequence ATGAGTATCGACGTGCTCCTGGTCGACGAGGACAGAGACGTACTCGAAATCGTCCAGACATTTCTGGAGCAGGAGGACGACCTCGAGGTGACCAGCGAAGCCGACCCGGAGACCGCCCTGGAGATGGCGCTGACCGACGACTACGACGTCGTCGTCAGCGACTACAAGATGCCCCGGCTCGACGGCCTGGAGCTGTGTACGGAGCTTCGGGAGCGGGAGCGAGCGATTCCCTTTCTCCTCTTTAGCGCCCGCGAGCCGGCCGACGTCAGGCCGGACGCCGCCGACGCCGGCGTGACCGATTTCGTCCAGAAGGGGACCGGCACCGACCAGTACAGCGTGCTGGCCGAGAAGATTCGCGCGGCGACCTAG
- a CDS encoding DUF7511 domain-containing protein yields MSLEQTGVAADAPDRPDVELSLTVVRYADGPDRCTIYPPEATGDARLSTWLSADYEAAVELSAMQ; encoded by the coding sequence ATGAGCCTGGAACAGACAGGGGTGGCCGCGGACGCTCCCGACCGACCTGACGTGGAACTGTCACTGACCGTGGTCCGCTACGCGGACGGGCCGGACCGCTGTACCATCTACCCGCCCGAGGCGACGGGCGATGCGCGGCTGTCGACGTGGCTGAGCGCGGACTACGAGGCCGCCGTCGAGCTCTCAGCCATGCAGTGA
- the msrA gene encoding peptide-methionine (S)-S-oxide reductase MsrA: protein MTTVESDQLPLTALQVDADALPPSRTDTATFGMGCFWGPDARFGAMPGVVRTRVGYAGGTETEPSYYALGDHTEVVQVEYDPETVAYEDLLDVFWANHDPFGGAHKRQYRGVVLAHDEAQRAAAEASAAALEDRTGQPVGTAIEALDSFTLAEDYHQKYELRSTPVLGDELEDVYGPALVDSTVAARLNGFVAGHGDADRRASLLAAVELTPAALSELERRL from the coding sequence ATGACCACGGTCGAGAGCGACCAGCTGCCACTCACCGCGCTGCAGGTCGACGCCGACGCGCTCCCGCCATCGCGGACGGACACCGCGACGTTTGGGATGGGCTGTTTCTGGGGGCCGGACGCCCGGTTCGGGGCGATGCCGGGCGTCGTGCGCACCCGCGTCGGCTACGCGGGCGGGACGGAAACGGAGCCGAGCTACTACGCGCTGGGCGACCACACGGAGGTCGTCCAGGTCGAGTACGACCCCGAGACCGTCGCGTACGAGGACCTGCTGGACGTGTTCTGGGCGAACCACGACCCCTTCGGCGGGGCCCACAAGCGCCAGTACCGCGGCGTCGTGCTGGCCCACGACGAGGCCCAGCGTGCGGCCGCCGAGGCGTCGGCAGCCGCCCTGGAAGACCGGACGGGACAGCCCGTCGGGACGGCCATCGAGGCGCTGGACTCGTTCACGCTCGCGGAGGACTACCACCAGAAGTACGAGCTCCGCTCGACGCCGGTACTGGGCGACGAACTCGAAGACGTCTACGGCCCGGCGCTGGTCGATTCGACGGTCGCGGCGCGGCTGAACGGCTTCGTGGCGGGTCACGGCGACGCCGACCGGCGGGCGTCCCTGCTCGCGGCGGTCGAACTGACGCCCGCGGCGCTGTCGGAACTCGAACGGCGGCTGTAG
- a CDS encoding cob(I)yrinic acid a,c-diamide adenosyltransferase translates to MTIYTGRGDQGQTDLRTMDRVSKDSRRIEAYGTVDEVNALVGVVRPTGHDDIDDDLRTVQNHLHIVQADFANPSPDEDDPQITEAHVEEIEAMIDEADEELDQLESFILPSGSEPGAKLHHARAVCRRAERRCVSLAAEEAGVNETAIIYLNRLSDTLFTLARLVNKREGVREESPEY, encoded by the coding sequence ATGACCATCTACACCGGCCGCGGCGACCAGGGCCAGACCGACCTGCGGACGATGGACCGCGTCTCGAAGGACTCCCGGCGCATCGAGGCCTACGGGACCGTCGACGAGGTCAACGCCCTCGTCGGCGTCGTCCGGCCGACCGGGCACGACGACATCGACGACGACCTGCGGACCGTCCAGAACCACCTCCACATCGTCCAGGCCGACTTCGCCAACCCCAGCCCCGACGAGGACGACCCACAGATTACCGAGGCCCACGTCGAGGAGATAGAGGCCATGATCGACGAGGCCGACGAGGAGCTGGACCAGCTGGAGTCGTTCATCCTGCCGTCGGGCTCGGAACCGGGCGCGAAGCTCCACCACGCGCGGGCCGTCTGTCGCCGAGCCGAGCGCCGGTGTGTCTCGCTGGCCGCCGAGGAGGCCGGCGTCAACGAAACGGCCATCATCTACCTCAACCGGCTCTCGGACACGCTGTTTACCCTCGCGCGGCTGGTCAACAAGCGCGAGGGCGTCCGGGAGGAGAGCCCGGAGTACTGA
- a CDS encoding DUF7317 family protein, producing MSYTSLTTALTLYRGGTLTLEQAASYGGVEAGKLASELRSRGFDVREEDWDVLAETAN from the coding sequence ATGTCATACACCTCCCTCACGACGGCCCTGACACTGTACCGCGGCGGCACCCTCACCCTGGAGCAGGCCGCAAGCTACGGCGGCGTCGAGGCCGGGAAGCTGGCCTCGGAGCTCCGCTCGCGGGGCTTCGATGTCCGCGAGGAGGACTGGGACGTCCTGGCCGAGACCGCGAACTGA